The genome window AACCTTGATCATGTAGGGTCTTGATAATGCTTTTTAGCGATTGTTCATGGAGCGTTGCATCAAATATTTCACCCGGCTGTAGCATGTACAGTGTTGCGTAGTCCTGCTTGCCAAAGATGACCCCATGGATCTGTAGTTTTTTAAAGATCCAGTTGCCGGTCAAAATGAAGTGTAGGTGCTTACCCGTTTGATACTCATCTTCTTGTACATGCACGCTTGTAAAGCGCTGTTTTGCCATGAGTTGACGGTAGGCATAGACTAGGTGGCGCTTGGTTATAAACGAGTTCGTTTTTAGACGTGTGAGGTAAAAAAACTCGTCTTCAGTAAAGGGTACATCTGACTCGAAGGTTATTTTGGTAATGTACATACTGTGGGTGGTGCCTGCCTGTGCGGGTGCACTGACCAGGTCTTTGAGGTCAACGCCGGCTGCATGCATGTTGCTTGTCAGCATGGTCAGGAAAAAAATGAGGCAGATAAATCGGTATGATGTCATAATGTAGGTTGCTGTGAGTGAAATTGCCTATTGTTTCGATTTGGTTACTTAGTTTTTTGTCTGTTATAACAAGCCTGTCCTCTGGCTTGACTGGAAGGTCGCTTTTTACCCTCTAATCATGCAGTTTAGCCTAATTTAAGCATTTTGGGCAGTGGGGGGGCGAATTAGCCTTCCCAGACGGTCTTTGACCCGTTTGATTTAATTTTCAATCTGTATATAATTATACATGTATGCATTTAAAATATGCGTATAACCGTAAATGGAAGGTTATTTTTTATGAAATGGAGGCTCTCATGAAGGGTATTTCACGCCTGTCACGTGTATTTTTATTGGTTGCTATGGTTGCAAGCGGTGGATTTACTGCAAAGGCAGTAGATTCAGGACTCAGGTTTGAGCAGGCATTGCGTTACGGCATGAATCGAGTATGGATTGACGAAAAAAGCGCTGAGATGGCCGAAGCGATAGATGCTGGTGATTTTGATGCGGTCAAAAAGGTCGTTGAGTTGCTTCGTGGATCAGGAGACGAGCCTCGAGAAGAATATTTCTGTTTTACTGGTGAGTTTCTACAAAAGCTCGTAAAAGATTTTTATGAGGGTAAACAGCCGTTAAATGTCTTGGGGAAAGGCTTACTTGGTTTTGGGCAGCGTTGGGGACGCTTTGACTTACTGCTTAATGAGCAGGGTTTGGTACCACTTTTGCAGGCAAAGGCACGATTGAAAACATGTCCAGAAGATCGTCGGGCTAAGTTTGAAGAAATAGTTGCATATCTTAAGCGTGTTGGTTTTAAAGAGTCCTTCATGCATCATTGCTGGAGAGGGTTTAAAAAGTTTCAAACTGTTAAAATTATTTTTGATTTGCTTCTGGCTACGTTAGATCGTTACACAAATTTTAATATTCCAATTGATGAAAATGGAAGCTGTGTATTGCTTGAGCTTGCAATGAGGTCAGATTCTGAGTCTTTTGCATTATTTAAAAAATTATTTTCGTATGAAAAGGTTAATGGACATTGCCTCAATTTTAGAGGGCAAAACGTACTTCATCACGCAGCATTTGAGGGCAATCTTGAGGGTGTTAAATATTTACTGGAGCAGGACAAAGGCTTTGATGTTAATGCTCAAGATAAAAAGGGCTTAACACCATTGCATTGCGCGGCACAAAAAGATCAGTTTGCAGTTGTTATTCCCATACTTGTCAACGGTGCTAACCCTGAGGTTAGAGATTGGCAGGGGCGCTCCGCGCTTGATTATACAGCTATGTGGGTAGCTCCAAGCACAGCACGGATTTTGCTCAGTCGTGGCGTTGGCATATCTGAAGGTATTGATGGTCGTTATGGCACTGCTTACGGTGGGATTAATCTTGCACTCAATCCTACGTTATTTGGAAATATTTTAGAGATTAGCAAGCTTATTGATAACGAGCGAAAAAAGCGTAAGCAGAAATTACGAGATGCTGCGAGTAAAATAAAAATTGTGATTGATGAAAGTATATAAAGATTAAAAAATAAATGGAGATCATTGTGAACTGGTCAAATTTTTTAAAGCTTAGCTTTTTGTTTTTAGCATGCACAAGTTCTGCCTTTGGTGCTGAACTTGAAAAGTATGTTGATGAGTCTTTTGCAACTCAAACGAGTGCTGTGCGAAACACATCTCTACGTCAGCGCCACACTATGTGGGTAAATACGGCAGTGTCCAATAATAACCTACCGAATACATTGGTTAAAAAACTGCGTGATTGCAGAACTGCTTGTGAAGTGATAAATCTTTGGGAAAAGTGTCTTGATAGTCATGAGCGAAATGCCTTTTGGCCGTGCTTGAAAGGTGTAATTGAGCAAGGTACGCCGATGTATGATAAAAATGGCCAGGTAGTTTTTTGGATTCCTCAGTTTGGTTTGGGTCTTGATTGTTTGGGTAACAAATTCTGCCAGGAGCATTTTAGGGAGTACTGTGGAGAGAAACTATCGTTTATAAAGCCAGCGCTTGAGCAACTTAGCATTGATGATCTTAAAAAGATGGTACCTGAAAATAACGACGATTTTAATTCTGAAAAGCTTGAAAATAAATATTTTCGTGCAAACCTTACCAGCCGTTGCTCAGATGGAAGCACGCTGCTTGAACTACTTATTCGGTATTACGGCTATAATGGGATGCTACAGCGTAAGCTTACCAGTGCTTCAGGACTTACTACAGAAGAGCGAGAAACAGCATTGGATGATGTTCAGAAGCGCCTCATGCTTGTTTCAGATACGATTCGCAACATTATGGTGTTTTTCGAGCCTCAAAAGGCTCAAATAGCTAAGCTTGTTCGTGAATGCATTAATCGTGAACCAGACGTTCTTCAAGTACATAATCTGTTGGAAAAATGTGAATATTTTGAATATTTTATAGGTGGGAATGGTGAAAATCTTATTCTATTGTTGCACTACTATGATCATGATTCAGAATTGATTGATGCCTTAGATTATAGAGATGCTATAGATGTTTTACCCCTGACTGGTTCAGAAATGTATTGTACTCCCTTGTTGTGTCTTGCACGAGTTAGCGGTGGGTATGATGTTGCCCAGTTACTTCTTGACTATGGTGCTCAGGTCAACGCGCGTGATATAGTAGATGCTGATTGTTTGCAGCGTTATTTAGAAAATGATTATCCATCGCTTGACTTTGTAAAGCTCTTTGCAAGGAATAGAGCTTTTTTAAATCGTATTGATGACGAAGATGCGACATTGGTGCACTGTGCAGCGGATCGGGCAAGTGATGAGGTTATGAGGTTTTTGCTCGAAGAAACTGGCATAAGCATTAATGTACAAGATGAGGAACGATGTACTCCGTTACACTACCTGCTCGAAAGTAAGAGCCCCAATAAGCTTGGTATGGCTAAGAAGCTTATACAAGATTATGAGGCCAATATTACACTGAAGAATAAATGGGGAGTTTCGGTGTGGGATTTAATGAGTCAGCTTGAGCAGGGTAGTCCTGTTAGGCAGTCACCGCGTAAAACGTTACAGCAAAAGCAGAGCCCTAAAAAGCGTAAACGGCTTGAGTTTGAAGATACGGATTAGGATCTCTGGTTTGTTGATTTATGTATTTTTAAAATGGAGTTTGTTATGAAAAAGTCAATTTTTTGGGTGCTATTTTTTTTAGTTACAATTTTTTCAAACGTTATTTGTGCAGAGGAAGACAAAGGACGGTTGCCGACAAAGCAGTCATATGTAAAAAAAGGCGTGGAGATGAATCACATTTTTGCGTTTCAAATTGCTAAGTTTCTTGAAGGATGCAAAACATCAGGTGAAGTAATACAAGCATTTAAGGCGGTCAACTGTAACAATAAAGAAGTTTTCAGAAAATGCTTAGAGTTTCACATTGAATGTGGTACGCCAATGCATGACAAAGATGGTAATATTATTTTTTGGATTCCTCAGTTTGGGCTTGCACAAGATTGTGGTAAACATAGTTTTTGTAAAAAAAATTGTCCTGTAAGGAGCGAACTTATTGATGAGTTTGTGCAAAATATATCTATTCAGCAATTGAAAAAAATAGTTCCTTCAGAGCAAAAAAATGTGAACAAGTATCTATGCGAAAACGTTTTTAGGCGGGCGCTTGATGGGAGTACCTTGCTTGAATTGTTGATTAATATGTGTCGTGTGATTGATCTTAGGCGATTAGAATTAGAAAGGAGTTATGGCCTTTCATCAGAACAGCGAGGAATGGAGGTGGCTAAACTCCAAGAGCGTCTTGTTGGTGTAAGGAGCTGTATTGACGATATTATGATTTTTTTGGCACCCCAGAAAAATCAAATAGAGCGTCTTGCCAGGGAATGTAGCCAGCAAAATCCTAATGTCGAAAAAATTCAGGGACTGCTTAATGAACAACGATACTTTGAGTATTTCATAGGTAGTAATGGGCTAAATTTACCTGCTGAAATGCAATTGTATGATTCGCTATCTGATATTGATTCATTATGCTATGAAGATGGCAAGACTGTTTTCGATTCGGTTGAAACCCCGCTATCCTATGTTGTTTGTTTGGAAAAACGTAGTGATTTGTTAGATGTTTTTTTACGACATGGATCATGTATAAATGCTATGAATGGCACCCATAATCACATTTTACATAAATTTATGTCGTCTGGTAAGTTAGATACTTCTTTGATTCGTTGCTTTCTCCAGTCAGGTGCGAGCTTTAATGGTATTAATTTTTGTGGGAAATCATTATTACATTTTGCTGCAAGTCATGCGAATGAAGAGATAATGGAATTATTGTTAGAACGTGGATACGACATACATGGAAAAGACGATCAAGGCGATAGTCCGCTGCACTGTTTACTTAAAAGTGACAGTCAAAACAGGACTAAGATTGCTCATAAAATCATACAACAATATAAGCCAGATTTAACTTTAAGGGATGGCAACAATGTTACAATACAAGATCTACTGGGTGCTTCAGTTTTACAAGAACTTTTCTTGCAGGGTGATAACTCGGAAAATTCTGCAAAAACTAAAAAACGTAAACGGCTTGAGTTTGAAGATACGGATAGCAGATCTGATCAATAATATCAGTCTTGTCCGATGACTCGAAAGACCCCCCGGAAATCACGTTCTTGTGTGAACGGTTCTGCAAAGATATCTTCTACTTTTGACTTGGTACTACCCTTGTATAGGTGATCGATGAATTTTTCAAGATTGTCAGCCTGGCCTCGCGCATAAATGATAACCTGCTGGTCATCATCGCTATTTTGGGCGGTTCCTTCTATTTCAAGATTGGTAGCATGTTTTTTTGCATACTCTCGATAACCGACGCCTTTAACCTTGCCGGATACTGTAATCTTAAGGCATTTCTTCATTTCTTTCTCCTTTAATCTGCCCATAAGTCCGAATATAAGGGGCGATAGAACATTTTGTGGTCAGCCTATCAGAAAAAAAATAACAATGTCAAATTGTGGATTTTGTTGCTAGTAGGCATGTGCTCGTTTGGTCAATTTTTTGTAGAGTGAGATATGCGCGTTGATCATTGAGTTTACGTGGAATTGTTCAAGGTCATCTTGAAAATCTCCCATTTGTTTGCACCGTACAGGGTTGGTGATTAATAATTTAAGTCTACGTGATAGCTCTTGGGTATCTTTAGGTGTGACAAGAAAACCATTTTTTTTATGTTGAATAACTTCTGCAATGCCGCCGACATTGTAAGCTACAACGGGTATTTTGCATAGTCGCGCTTCAATAACGGCGCATGGTAAGCCTTCCCATAATGAGCTGAGTGCAAATACATCCCATGTTTGCATCCATTTGCTTACATCGCTTTGCCAGCCAAGTAAGTGAATATTATTATTCAACTTGTTTTCTTTAATCCATTTTTCAAGGATGGTTCGCTGTTTGCCATCACCAATTACTTCAAGATGGATCTGCTTTTTTTTCTGTGCTGGAAGTGTTTGGAGTGCATTGGCAAATCCCATAAATAGATCTAAAAGATTTTTTTGTGGTTTAAAGCATGCAACAGTGCCTATGGTAAAATGTTTATCGCTACTTTTTTCTTTATGAGTCGCCACTTTTTCAAAGGCATCCCATTCGACAGCAGCTCGAATTATTGAGCTTTTTTGCCCAAATGATGAAAAATATTTAGTGCCAGTTATTTGGTCTTTGTTTGAAACACAAACAAAATGGGTCGTAATTTTTGCGGTAATGCGTTCGAGCAGATAGGTGAAAAGCCAAAATGGATATGGTTGATAGTCGTGAAAACCGTAGCCGTGAACCGTATGAACACGTGTTTTAATACCAGCAAAAAAAGCGGCCCACCGTCCGAGCAGGCCTGCTTTGGTACTGTGTGTATGCACAATGGCATGAGGGTGTTGCTTTTTGATTTTGCGTAAAATTTTTATCAGCGAGAAAAAATTTGCAATTTCAAGGAATAACTGAGAAATACTTACTTCTCGTTTAAAGCTTTTGAGCAGATATACAGAGGTGAGTTTTTGTGCTTGCTCTACCAGAACGCCCTGTGATCCAGAAATAAGACTTGTGCTTAGATGTCGTTTTTCAAGCCCTTCTTTTAGGTTAAGGCAAACTTTTTGGGCTCCGCCCAACTCAAGTTTAGTAATGATGTAAATGACATGAAAATCACTAGCCGCGTTTTTCATGGCTCTCCTTTCTCCTTGAGCAATGTTTCTTTACACCTTTTTTATACCGTCAGCAGTAATGCGATAATTAACGAGTAGATAATTGATGATTCAATAAATGCCACTGAAAGTAGTGTAATGCGTAGTATGTTGTAGTAATTGTTTACGTCAAGGCCTATTTGTTGACAGCCTTTTGCAGCAACGCTGCCCAGGCTAATTCCTGTAGCAATTGAACCTAGGCCAATTGTGCATGCTGCAACAAAAAATTTTATTGCTATGGTGATGGGGTCTGTAGAAGTATTTGTGTTGTAAAGCATAAGTAGTGCAATAACAAGGCAGAACATAAGGGGGGTTTCGATAACGGCCTGGTTCATGACAGAGAATGGAAAGACTTTTTCATAAGCATTGGGGTTGTTGCCGATGGTTGTTGCTGCTGTATGTGAGTAAATAGATTGGCCGATAGACGGTCCAATACAGCCGATGCTCATTACAAGTCCAATGGCAAGGTTTTGTAGCGCCAGTTCGAACGTTAGCTCTGGAGTGAGTGTTGTGCGTAGCAGGAGTGCAATAACAAACGAAAATATTGCCGGTGCTTCGATAATTGATTGTGCTATCAACATAAAGGTAATAATTTTTTGGTCAGTGAATGGTTGTCGCGCAATTGCACGTGAAACAGCGTGAGCTACAAAGCTTGAAGCGATGCAGACGCAAAATGCTGCGCTGCCAACGGCAATGTTGGCTGCACATTCAGTCATGGCCCACGCAAGTGTTATGTTTTCAGGTGTGCCAAAAAGTGAGATAAGTGCCACCACGAGCGCGATGATAGCGCCGCTTTCAATCAATGCAAGGCCAATGATCATGGCCCTAAAGCATGAAGCAGTTGCAATGGGTTGGCGTGTAAACGCATCATGCATCCCAGTTGAAGCAAAACCAAGCCCAAATCCTCCACCTATTTGCCCGAGCAAAATTAGCAATGCTATGGAACCATAATGGAGGAATTCTGGCGAAATCATGTTGTCTCCTGTGCAATAGTGGACTTTTGTTCTGTATGTACCGCTGTGCCCATTGCCAGATAAGTAATGGTAAGCATGGTTAATACAAACGACTGTACGAGCCCTTCAAAGATACCAAGAATGAATTGAAACCATGTGAGAATGAACATGGCATTGTAGCATGTATTTGCAAAGCTGTTGATCCAGGAAAATTGTTTGGGAAGATGTATGTTTCTGGTTACGAATTGTAGAACAACAGTGAAAATAACGAACAAGAGAAAGTATTCTTTAAGTTTTGAGCTGTATTCGATGACCATGCCAAGGATAATACCACCACCAATAATGTTACCAAAAAGCCTAAACGACATTGATGCAATTTTTGCTAGCTCACCAACGACGTGAATAGGAGCGAGAAGAAAGATTGGCTCTATAAATTCGTGAAGATAGCCGCCAATACCGTGGACACGGATTTTATGGTACTGTACGTATAAAAATGATGTGAGGCCGAGCGCAAGCGTTGTGTTTAAATCTTTTGTTGCTTCCTCAACTAAAGGGATGAGGCCAACCAAGCAACAAAAAAAGGTAAATAAAAAAATTGTGGCGATAAATAAAAAGTAGTTGTACTCAAAAGCATGAAACGAGTCTTTACACAACGCAATCAGGAACTGTACTGCTTGTTCATATATTGCAGTAATTGGATTATTTTTTTTCTTTGCTAGTGTTTTGCCCAAGAGTCCGATGCACAGCAAAATAGCCATGGCGATCCATGTTGCCAACACTATGTCAAGGTGGATGGTCCAGAATGGGCCTGTTAGGCCAAGACGCGTGAATGGCTGAACCCGTTCGTAATCAAAAATTCCCATGCTCATAAGTTTGATCCTGGCTTAAAAAGTAGAACGTGCAGCCAAAAAGAACACATGAATGCTATAAAAAATAAGGTGATGTTAATTTTCCAGCGTAAAAACAGTAGGATACATGCACCAAGTACAAATATGGAACGTGTGATAAACGAAAAGAACGATGTTCGGGCTTGAGTTTTTGATGTATGTGATTCATTTGTTGGAAGCAAGCGTAGCGTTGCACGCAAAAATAGCTGGGCATAGATACTTGCCAGTATAACACCGCTTAGCAGAGAACCAACCGTAGTATATGTCTGATAAAACATACAGAAACTATTTTTACGTTTTTATATCTGTTATATCGCTCTTAGTACCAGCTCCAAGCTTAGTACTAAACGTCAAATGCTTCAAGTAAAACGAATATTATCTTATTTTTGAAAAGAAAAGAGCCAATTTTCGTGTAAAACGACAAATGGCTAACCTTGATCGAAGTTCAAGAAGCATGACATTTGTGACCATGTATGATCGTTTATGCAATCAACAATTTCATCTAGGTCTGATATTTTGGCTTGCTCAAGTGGG of Campylobacterota bacterium contains these proteins:
- a CDS encoding ankyrin repeat domain-containing protein, translating into MHLKYAYNRKWKVIFYEMEALMKGISRLSRVFLLVAMVASGGFTAKAVDSGLRFEQALRYGMNRVWIDEKSAEMAEAIDAGDFDAVKKVVELLRGSGDEPREEYFCFTGEFLQKLVKDFYEGKQPLNVLGKGLLGFGQRWGRFDLLLNEQGLVPLLQAKARLKTCPEDRRAKFEEIVAYLKRVGFKESFMHHCWRGFKKFQTVKIIFDLLLATLDRYTNFNIPIDENGSCVLLELAMRSDSESFALFKKLFSYEKVNGHCLNFRGQNVLHHAAFEGNLEGVKYLLEQDKGFDVNAQDKKGLTPLHCAAQKDQFAVVIPILVNGANPEVRDWQGRSALDYTAMWVAPSTARILLSRGVGISEGIDGRYGTAYGGINLALNPTLFGNILEISKLIDNERKKRKQKLRDAASKIKIVIDESI
- a CDS encoding ankyrin repeat domain-containing protein, giving the protein MKKSIFWVLFFLVTIFSNVICAEEDKGRLPTKQSYVKKGVEMNHIFAFQIAKFLEGCKTSGEVIQAFKAVNCNNKEVFRKCLEFHIECGTPMHDKDGNIIFWIPQFGLAQDCGKHSFCKKNCPVRSELIDEFVQNISIQQLKKIVPSEQKNVNKYLCENVFRRALDGSTLLELLINMCRVIDLRRLELERSYGLSSEQRGMEVAKLQERLVGVRSCIDDIMIFLAPQKNQIERLARECSQQNPNVEKIQGLLNEQRYFEYFIGSNGLNLPAEMQLYDSLSDIDSLCYEDGKTVFDSVETPLSYVVCLEKRSDLLDVFLRHGSCINAMNGTHNHILHKFMSSGKLDTSLIRCFLQSGASFNGINFCGKSLLHFAASHANEEIMELLLERGYDIHGKDDQGDSPLHCLLKSDSQNRTKIAHKIIQQYKPDLTLRDGNNVTIQDLLGASVLQELFLQGDNSENSAKTKKRKRLEFEDTDSRSDQ
- a CDS encoding acylphosphatase, with the translated sequence MKKCLKITVSGKVKGVGYREYAKKHATNLEIEGTAQNSDDDQQVIIYARGQADNLEKFIDHLYKGSTKSKVEDIFAEPFTQERDFRGVFRVIGQD
- a CDS encoding glycosyltransferase; the encoded protein is MKNAASDFHVIYIITKLELGGAQKVCLNLKEGLEKRHLSTSLISGSQGVLVEQAQKLTSVYLLKSFKREVSISQLFLEIANFFSLIKILRKIKKQHPHAIVHTHSTKAGLLGRWAAFFAGIKTRVHTVHGYGFHDYQPYPFWLFTYLLERITAKITTHFVCVSNKDQITGTKYFSSFGQKSSIIRAAVEWDAFEKVATHKEKSSDKHFTIGTVACFKPQKNLLDLFMGFANALQTLPAQKKKQIHLEVIGDGKQRTILEKWIKENKLNNNIHLLGWQSDVSKWMQTWDVFALSSLWEGLPCAVIEARLCKIPVVAYNVGGIAEVIQHKKNGFLVTPKDTQELSRRLKLLITNPVRCKQMGDFQDDLEQFHVNSMINAHISLYKKLTKRAHAY
- a CDS encoding F0F1 ATP synthase subunit A, translated to MSMGIFDYERVQPFTRLGLTGPFWTIHLDIVLATWIAMAILLCIGLLGKTLAKKKNNPITAIYEQAVQFLIALCKDSFHAFEYNYFLFIATIFLFTFFCCLVGLIPLVEEATKDLNTTLALGLTSFLYVQYHKIRVHGIGGYLHEFIEPIFLLAPIHVVGELAKIASMSFRLFGNIIGGGIILGMVIEYSSKLKEYFLLFVIFTVVLQFVTRNIHLPKQFSWINSFANTCYNAMFILTWFQFILGIFEGLVQSFVLTMLTITYLAMGTAVHTEQKSTIAQETT